The Paraburkholderia sp. ZP32-5 genome includes a window with the following:
- a CDS encoding ABC transporter ATP-binding protein, with translation MASLTLRNIRKAYDDNEVMRDINLDIADGEFVVFVGPSGCGKSTLMRMIAGLEDISAGDLNIDGVRMNDVPPAKRGIAMVFQSYALYPHMTLYDNMAFGLKLAGAKKPEIDAAVRNAAKILHIDHLLDRKPKQLSGGQRQRVAIGRAITRKPKVFLFDEPLSNLDAALRVKMRLEFARLHDELKTTMIYVTHDQVEAMTLADKIVVLSAGNLEQVGTPTMLYHAPANRFVAGFIGSPKMNFMEGTVQSVSHDGVTVRYETGETQRVGVEPGNAKQGDKVTVGIRPEHLHVSTNEDGIDARTMTVESLGDAAYLYAESSVAPDGLIARIPPLERHAKGNVQKLGATPEHCHLFDSDGKAFQRKIVEVLAA, from the coding sequence ATGGCAAGCCTAACCTTGCGCAACATCAGAAAGGCCTACGACGACAACGAAGTGATGCGCGACATCAATCTCGACATCGCGGATGGCGAGTTCGTCGTGTTCGTCGGGCCGAGCGGTTGCGGAAAATCGACGCTGATGCGGATGATCGCGGGTCTGGAGGACATCAGCGCCGGCGATCTGAATATCGACGGCGTGCGCATGAACGACGTGCCGCCGGCCAAGCGCGGCATCGCGATGGTGTTCCAGTCGTACGCGCTGTATCCGCACATGACGCTGTACGACAACATGGCGTTCGGCCTGAAACTCGCGGGTGCGAAGAAGCCGGAGATCGACGCGGCGGTGCGCAACGCGGCAAAGATTTTGCATATCGACCATCTGCTCGATCGCAAGCCGAAGCAGCTGTCAGGCGGTCAGCGCCAGCGCGTCGCGATCGGCCGCGCGATCACGCGCAAGCCGAAGGTGTTCCTGTTCGATGAACCGCTGTCGAATCTCGATGCCGCGCTGCGCGTGAAGATGCGCCTCGAATTCGCGCGTCTGCACGACGAACTGAAGACGACGATGATCTACGTGACGCACGACCAGGTCGAGGCGATGACGCTCGCCGACAAGATCGTCGTGTTGTCGGCGGGCAATCTGGAGCAGGTCGGCACGCCGACGATGCTGTATCACGCGCCCGCGAACCGCTTCGTCGCGGGCTTTATCGGCTCGCCGAAGATGAACTTCATGGAAGGCACCGTGCAGTCGGTATCGCACGACGGCGTCACGGTGCGCTATGAAACCGGCGAGACGCAGCGCGTCGGCGTCGAGCCCGGCAACGCGAAGCAGGGCGACAAGGTGACGGTCGGCATTCGCCCCGAGCATCTGCACGTCAGCACGAACGAAGACGGTATCGATGCGCGCACGATGACGGTCGAATCGCTTGGGGATGCCGCGTATCTGTACGCGGAATCGAGCGTCGCGCCCGATGGCCTGATTGCGCGGATCCCGCCGCTCGAACGGCATGCGAAGGGCAACGTGCAGAAGCTCGGCGCGACGCCCGAGCATTGCCATCTGTTCGACAGCGATGGGAAGGCGTTTCAGCGGAAGATCGTCGAGGTGCTGGCGGCGTGA
- a CDS encoding HAD family hydrolase — translation MAGVAPASRLALICDCDGVLIDSEAVAARMLVHELETRWPGTDVEPVVLPLLGLRIERVLQDTATQLGKQLGAGDIDAIRRAVEAAAIEAPAVDGIELALTQVPLVKGCASNSFRPYVESVLARTGLARFFGERLFCADAVPNPKPAPDVYLAAARGLGLAPGACLVVEDSVTGVTAAAAAGMTVLGFIGGGHASDAQIDRLHAAGARYVFDDMGQLPDLVAQWTLSATAAAP, via the coding sequence ATGGCTGGGGTAGCGCCCGCGAGCCGGCTCGCGCTGATCTGCGATTGCGACGGCGTGCTGATCGACAGCGAAGCGGTGGCCGCGCGTATGCTGGTGCACGAACTCGAGACACGCTGGCCCGGCACCGACGTCGAGCCGGTCGTGCTGCCGCTGCTAGGCCTGCGTATCGAGCGCGTGTTGCAGGACACTGCGACGCAGCTCGGCAAGCAGCTCGGCGCCGGCGATATCGATGCGATTCGCCGTGCGGTCGAAGCGGCGGCGATCGAGGCACCGGCAGTCGACGGCATCGAGCTGGCGCTGACCCAGGTGCCGCTCGTCAAAGGGTGCGCGAGCAACAGCTTTCGCCCGTATGTGGAGAGCGTGCTGGCGCGCACGGGTCTCGCGCGGTTTTTCGGCGAGCGTCTGTTCTGCGCGGATGCGGTGCCGAATCCGAAGCCCGCGCCGGACGTGTATCTCGCGGCGGCACGTGGCTTGGGTCTGGCGCCGGGCGCGTGCCTCGTGGTCGAGGACAGCGTGACCGGCGTCACCGCGGCGGCGGCCGCGGGCATGACGGTGCTCGGTTTTATCGGCGGCGGTCATGCGAGCGATGCGCAGATCGATCGCCTGCACGCGGCCGGCGCTCGCTACGTATTCGACGATATGGGGCAGTTGCCGGATCTGGTCGCGCAATGGACATTGAGCGCGACGGCGGCGGCGCCGTGA
- a CDS encoding carbohydrate ABC transporter permease: MSHVASTPASTTQPITVPAKSPFEPVLRAIPGVIAWLVALLLFFPIFWMTITAFKTEQQAYSSSLFFMPTLDSFREVFARSNYFAFAWNSVLISVGVTLLCLFLAVPAAYAMAFFPTRRTQKVLLWMLSTKMMPSVGVLVPIYLLWKNSGLLDTVSGLVIVYTLINLPIAVWMAFTYFAEIPRDILEAGRIDGAATWQEIVYLLMPMSLPGLASTALLLVILSWNEAFWSINLSSSNAAPLTVFIASYSSPEGLFWAKLSAASLLAVAPILIVGWLSQKQLVRGLTFGAVK; this comes from the coding sequence ATGAGCCACGTTGCCTCTACCCCTGCGTCGACGACGCAGCCCATCACAGTGCCGGCTAAATCGCCGTTCGAGCCGGTGCTGCGCGCGATTCCCGGCGTGATCGCATGGCTCGTCGCGCTGCTGCTGTTCTTCCCGATCTTCTGGATGACGATCACCGCGTTCAAGACCGAGCAGCAGGCCTATTCGTCGTCGCTGTTTTTCATGCCGACGCTCGATAGCTTCCGCGAGGTGTTCGCGCGCAGCAACTACTTTGCGTTCGCGTGGAATTCGGTGCTGATCTCGGTCGGCGTGACGCTGCTGTGCCTGTTTCTGGCGGTGCCGGCCGCGTACGCGATGGCGTTCTTCCCGACGCGCCGCACGCAGAAAGTGCTGCTGTGGATGCTGTCGACCAAGATGATGCCGTCGGTCGGCGTGCTGGTGCCGATCTATCTGCTGTGGAAGAACAGCGGCCTGCTCGATACGGTGTCGGGTCTCGTCATCGTGTACACGCTGATCAATCTGCCGATCGCGGTGTGGATGGCGTTCACGTACTTTGCCGAGATTCCGCGCGACATTCTCGAGGCCGGGCGCATCGACGGCGCTGCGACGTGGCAGGAGATCGTCTATCTGCTGATGCCGATGTCGCTGCCGGGGCTCGCGTCGACCGCGCTGCTGCTGGTGATCCTGTCGTGGAACGAGGCGTTCTGGAGCATCAACCTGTCGAGCTCGAACGCCGCGCCGCTGACCGTGTTCATCGCGTCGTATTCGAGCCCTGAAGGATTGTTCTGGGCCAAGCTGTCGGCCGCTTCGCTGCTGGCGGTCGCGCCGATCCTGATCGTCGGCTGGCTGTCGCAGAAGCAACTGGTGCGCGGCCTCACGTTCGGGGCGGTCAAATGA
- a CDS encoding carbohydrate ABC transporter permease, whose protein sequence is MRPLRLPLMQTHPQTEKEREERRANSARWLVMPSVGVLVLWMVIPLAMTIWFSFTRYNLLNPDLHGFAGLDNYRYLATDPSFWPSIVHTIELIVSVLVITVGGGVLMAVLFDRKFYGQGVARLLAIAPFFVMPTVSALIWKNMILHPVYGLIADGMRGLGLQPIDWFADYPLTSVIMIVAWQWLPFAFLILFTAIQSLDQEQKEAAKIDGAGPFSMFFYITLPHLRRAIAVVVMMETIFLLSIFAEIYTTTGGGPGNATTNLSYLIFSLGLQQFDVGLASAGGILAVVLANIVSFFLVRMLAKNLKGEYEK, encoded by the coding sequence ATGCGTCCCTTGCGCCTACCTCTGATGCAAACCCATCCCCAGACAGAAAAAGAACGCGAAGAGCGCAGGGCCAATTCGGCCCGCTGGCTCGTCATGCCGTCGGTCGGCGTGCTGGTGCTGTGGATGGTGATTCCGCTCGCGATGACGATCTGGTTTTCGTTCACGCGTTACAACCTGCTGAATCCCGATCTGCACGGCTTCGCCGGCCTCGACAACTACCGCTATCTGGCCACCGATCCATCGTTCTGGCCGTCGATCGTTCATACGATCGAGCTGATCGTGTCGGTGCTGGTGATCACGGTGGGTGGCGGCGTGCTGATGGCGGTGCTGTTCGACCGCAAGTTCTATGGGCAGGGCGTCGCGCGGCTGCTGGCGATCGCGCCGTTCTTCGTGATGCCGACCGTCAGCGCGCTGATCTGGAAGAACATGATCCTGCACCCGGTGTACGGCCTGATCGCGGATGGCATGCGCGGGCTGGGTCTGCAGCCGATCGACTGGTTCGCCGACTATCCGCTGACCTCGGTGATCATGATCGTCGCGTGGCAGTGGCTGCCGTTCGCGTTCCTGATTCTGTTCACGGCGATCCAGTCGCTCGATCAGGAGCAGAAGGAAGCCGCGAAGATCGACGGCGCGGGTCCGTTCTCGATGTTCTTCTACATCACGCTGCCGCACCTGCGGCGCGCGATCGCGGTCGTCGTGATGATGGAGACGATTTTCCTGCTGTCGATCTTCGCCGAGATCTACACGACCACGGGCGGCGGTCCGGGCAACGCGACCACCAACCTGTCGTACCTGATCTTCTCGCTGGGCCTGCAGCAGTTCGACGTCGGTCTCGCATCGGCGGGCGGCATTCTCGCGGTCGTGCTGGCCAACATCGTGTCGTTCTTCCTCGTGCGGATGCTCGCGAAGAACCTGAAAGGGGAGTACGAAAAATGA
- a CDS encoding ABC transporter substrate-binding protein, with protein sequence MKPAFKFALKAAGAGAAACFALSASAATVTIATLNNPDMIELKKLSPAFEKANPDIKLNWVILEENVLRQRATTDITTGSGQFDVMTIGAYETPQWGKRGWLAPLTNLPADYDLNDVVKTARDGLSANGQLYALPFYVESSMTYYRKDLFDKAGLKMPDQPTYDQIAQFADKLTDKSKEQYGICLRGKAGWGENMAYATTVANTFGGRWFDEKWNAQLTSPEWKKAMTFYVNLLKKDGPPGASSNGFNENLTLMSSGKCAMWIDATVAAGMLYNKQQSQIADKVGFAAAPTEVTPKGSHWLWAWALAIPKSSKQADAAKKFITWATSKEYIELVAKDEGWASVPPGTRQSTYARPEYKQAAPFGDFVLKAIQTADPDHPTLKPVPYTGVQFVGIPEFQSFGTVVGQSISGAIAGQMTVDQALAAGNAAADRAVKQAGYQK encoded by the coding sequence ATGAAACCAGCTTTCAAATTCGCGCTGAAGGCGGCCGGTGCCGGCGCGGCGGCATGCTTCGCGCTAAGCGCATCGGCGGCGACGGTGACGATCGCGACGCTGAACAATCCGGACATGATCGAGCTGAAGAAGCTGTCGCCCGCCTTCGAAAAGGCGAATCCGGATATCAAGCTGAACTGGGTGATTCTCGAGGAAAACGTGCTGCGTCAGCGTGCGACCACCGACATCACGACCGGCAGCGGCCAGTTCGACGTGATGACGATCGGCGCCTATGAAACGCCGCAATGGGGCAAGCGCGGCTGGCTTGCGCCGCTGACGAACCTGCCCGCCGACTACGATCTGAACGACGTCGTGAAGACGGCCCGCGACGGCCTGTCCGCGAACGGCCAGCTGTACGCGCTGCCGTTCTACGTCGAAAGCTCGATGACCTACTACCGCAAGGATCTGTTCGACAAGGCCGGCCTGAAGATGCCCGACCAGCCGACCTACGACCAGATCGCGCAATTCGCCGACAAGCTCACCGACAAGTCCAAGGAGCAGTACGGCATCTGTCTGCGCGGCAAGGCGGGCTGGGGCGAGAACATGGCCTACGCGACGACGGTCGCGAACACGTTCGGCGGCCGCTGGTTCGACGAGAAATGGAATGCGCAACTGACCTCGCCGGAATGGAAGAAAGCGATGACGTTCTACGTCAATCTGCTGAAGAAGGACGGCCCTCCAGGAGCCAGTTCGAACGGCTTCAACGAAAACCTGACGCTGATGTCGTCGGGCAAGTGCGCGATGTGGATCGACGCGACCGTCGCGGCCGGCATGCTGTACAACAAGCAGCAGTCGCAGATCGCCGACAAGGTCGGCTTTGCCGCGGCGCCGACCGAAGTCACGCCGAAGGGTTCGCACTGGCTGTGGGCGTGGGCGCTGGCGATTCCGAAGTCGTCGAAGCAGGCCGATGCGGCGAAGAAGTTCATCACTTGGGCGACCTCGAAGGAGTACATCGAGCTGGTCGCGAAGGATGAAGGCTGGGCGTCGGTGCCTCCCGGCACGCGTCAATCCACCTACGCGCGCCCCGAGTACAAGCAGGCCGCGCCGTTCGGCGACTTCGTGCTGAAGGCGATCCAGACCGCCGACCCGGATCATCCGACGCTGAAGCCGGTGCCTTATACCGGCGTGCAGTTCGTCGGCATCCCTGAGTTCCAGTCGTTCGGCACGGTGGTCGGGCAGAGCATCTCCGGTGCGATCGCCGGGCAGATGACGGTCGACCAGGCGCTCGCGGCCGGCAACGCGGCGGCTGATCGCGCGGTTAAGCAGGCCGGCTATCAGAAGTAG
- a CDS encoding L-iditol 2-dehydrogenase — MAARLQDKVAILTGAASGIGEAVARRYLDEGARCVLVDVKPVDSIGESLHATYGERVLAVSADVRRREDIERIVTSTLGCFGRIDILFNNAALFDMRPLLDESWDVFDRLFAVNVKGMFFLMQAVARQMVEQGHGGKIINMSSQAGRRGEALVSHYCATKAAVLSYTQSAALALAPHKINVNGIAPGVVDTPMWAEVDALFARYENRPLGEKKRLVGEAVPLGRMGLPDDLTGAALFLASADADYITAQTLNVDGGNWMS, encoded by the coding sequence GTGGCGGCACGATTGCAGGACAAGGTGGCCATTCTGACGGGCGCGGCCAGCGGTATCGGTGAAGCGGTGGCGCGGCGCTATCTCGACGAAGGTGCGCGCTGCGTGCTGGTCGACGTGAAGCCGGTCGACAGCATCGGCGAGTCCCTGCATGCCACCTATGGCGAGCGCGTGCTCGCCGTCAGCGCCGACGTTCGCCGCCGCGAGGACATCGAGCGCATCGTGACGAGCACGCTCGGCTGCTTCGGCCGCATCGACATCCTGTTCAACAACGCGGCGCTATTCGACATGCGCCCGCTCCTCGACGAATCCTGGGACGTGTTCGACCGCCTGTTCGCGGTCAACGTGAAGGGCATGTTCTTCCTGATGCAGGCCGTCGCGCGGCAGATGGTCGAGCAGGGCCACGGCGGCAAGATCATCAATATGTCGTCGCAGGCCGGCCGGCGCGGCGAGGCGCTGGTCTCGCACTACTGCGCGACCAAGGCCGCCGTGCTGAGCTACACGCAGTCCGCGGCGCTCGCGCTCGCGCCGCATAAGATCAACGTGAACGGCATCGCGCCGGGTGTCGTCGATACGCCGATGTGGGCCGAGGTCGACGCACTGTTCGCGCGCTACGAGAACCGGCCGCTCGGCGAGAAGAAGCGGCTCGTCGGCGAGGCGGTGCCGCTCGGCCGCATGGGCCTGCCCGACGACCTGACCGGCGCGGCGCTGTTTCTCGCGTCGGCCGACGCCGACTACATCACCGCGCAGACGCTGAACGTCGACGGCGGCAACTGGATGAGCTGA